The following proteins are encoded in a genomic region of Gossypium hirsutum isolate 1008001.06 chromosome D05, Gossypium_hirsutum_v2.1, whole genome shotgun sequence:
- the LOC107903968 gene encoding U-box domain-containing protein 6 yields MDISEVEENLFAASDAKLHGDMCKTLSAIYCKVLSIFPSLESARPRSKSGIQALCSLHLALEKSKNVLQHCSTCSKLYLAITGDSVLLKFEKAKCALIDSLKRVLEIVPESIGSQILEIVSELEGTAFSLDPSEKQVGDEIIKLLQHGRKFDDCNDNNELESFHQAAMRLGITSSRAALTERRALKKVIERARAEEDKRKESIVAYLLHLMRKYSKLFRSEVSDDNDSQGSTPCSPTVLGSLEGGGASGNGQAFERQLSKLSSFNFKPNIRRSGHIPLPPEELRCPISLQLMHDPVIIASGQTYERICIEKWFSDGHDTCPKTQQKLPHLSLTPNYCVKGLIASWCEQNGVPIPNGPPESLDFNYWRLALSESETANSRSMDSVGSCNLKGAKVVPLEESANAEEVEGNEAENENESPCPQEETSELNVLESYQDFLSVLNEEENLQKRCKVVKQLRLFLKDDEEARIFMGANGFVEGLLRFLDSAVREGNAMAQEMGAMALFNLAVNNNRNKESLLASGVIKLLENMISNSDAHEPAAALYLNLSCLEQAKSVIGSSKAVPFLVRLLGSETEQQSKLDALHTLYNLSTVQSNILSLLAAGIVSALQSLLVLGDHTWTEKSIAVLINLASSPAGRDEMVSACGVISGLATVLDAGELIEQEQAVSCLLVLCNGDEKCSQMVLQEGVIPALVSISVNGTTRAREKSQKLLMLFREQRQRDHLPAAEKVKQVEINEDPMPAPASAPESKPFLKSVSRRKIGKAFSFLKKSKSYTVYQC; encoded by the exons ATGGATATTTCTGAGGTGGAAGAGAACCTGTTTGCAGCTAGTGATGCCAAG TTACATGGGGATATGTGCAAGACACTTTCAGCAATTTATTGCAAAGTCTTGTCAATATTCCCTTCCTTGGAATCAGCACGGCCTAGGAGCAAATCTGGCATTCAGGCTTTATGCTCATTGCATCTAGCTCTGGAGAAGTCCAAAAATGTTCTTCAGCACTGTTCTACATGTAGTAAACTTTACTTG GCTATTACTGGAGATTCGGTTCTTTTAAAGTTTGAGAAGGCAAAATGTGCTCTTATTGACAGTCTTAAACGCGTTTTAGAAATAGTTCCGGAGTCCATTGGAAGTCAG ATTTTAGAGATTGTAAGTGAACTTGAGGGGACTGCTTTCTCACTTGATCCGTCTGAAAAGCAAGTTGgtgatgaaataattaaattacttcAGCATGGGAGAAAATTTGATGACTGTAATGACAACAATGAGCTTGAGTCTTTTCACCAGGCTGCTATGAGGCTTGGTATTACTTCTTCTAGAGCAGCCCTAACTGAAAGAAGGGCTCTCAAGAAGGTGATAGAAAGAGCTCGTGCTGAGGAAGACAAGAGAAAGGAATCTATTGTGGCTTATCTTTTACATCTCATGAGGAAATACTCCAAGTTGTTTCGAAGTGAGGTTTCAGATGATAATGATTCGCAGGGTTCAACGCCTTGTTCCCCAACTGTTCTGGGTTCTCTTGAGGGTGGAGGGGCAAGTGGTAATGGTCAGGCATTTGAGCGGCAGCTATCGAAGCTCAGTTCTTTTAATTTCAAGCCAAATATTAGGAGATCGGGGCATATTCCCCTTCCACCTGAAGAATTACGATGTCCAATATCATTGCAGCTTATGCATGATCCAGTCATAATAGCTTCTGGACAGACATATGAAAGGATCTGTATTGAGAAATGGTTTAGTGATGGGCATGACACCTGCCCAAAGACTCAACAGAAGCTCCCACATCTCTCTTTGACTCCTAATTACTGTGTTAAGGGTCTCATTGCTAGTTGGTGTGAACAGAATGGAGTTCCTATTCCCAATGGTCCCCCAGAGTCTCTTGATTTTAACTACTGGAGACTGGCCTTGTCCGAGTCTGAGACTGCAAATTCAAGATCAATGGATAGTGTCGGTTCATGCAACTTAAAGGGGGCTAAGGTGGTTCCTTTAGAGGAGAGTGCTAACGCTGAGGAAGTGGAAGGAAATGAAGCTGAAAATGAAAATGAGTCTCCGTGTCCACAGGAGGAAACTTCTGAGCTTAATGTGCTAGAAAGTTATCAGGATTTCCTCTCTGTTTTGAATGAAGAAGAGAACTTGCAGAAAAGGTGCAAGGTCGTGAAACAACTAAGGCTTTTTCTGAAGGATGATGAGGAGGCAAGGATTTTTATGGGGGCTAATGGCTTTGTTGAGGGATTATTGCGGTTTCTAGATTCAGCTGTGCGTGAAGGAAATGCAATGGCTCAGGAAATGGGTGCAATGGCTCTCTTTAACCTTGCTGTCAACAATAACAG GAACAAGGAATCGTTGTTAGCATCCGGAGTGATTAAATTGCTGGAGAATATGATTTCCAACTCTGATGCCCATGAACCAGCAGCTGCTCTCTATCTTAATCTCTCTTGCCTCGAGCAAGCCAAGTCTGTCATTGGCTCAAGCAAGGCTGTGCCATTCTTAGTCCGGCTACTGGGCAGTGAAACCGAGCAACAATCCAAGCTTGATGCCCTTCATACTCTTTATAACCTCTCTACCGTGCAGTCCAACATTCTGAGTCTTCTTGCAGCTGGCATAGTTAGTGCCCTCCAGTCACTCCTGGTCTTGGGCGACCATACCTGGACGGAGAAATCCATTGCAGTTTTGATAAATTTAGCTTCAAGTCCAGCAGGAAGAGACGAGATGGTATCAGCCTGTGGTGTCATAAGTGGTCTGGCAACAGTCCTTGATGCAGGTGAATTGATTGAGCAAGAGCAAGCTGTTTCGTGCCTTCTAGTTCTTTGTAATGGAGATGAGAAATGCAGTCAAATGGTCCTACAAGAAGGTGTGATACCTGCATTGGTGTCGATTTCAGTAAATGGGACAACAAGAGCGAGGGAGAAGTCACAAAAGCTTCTGATGCTGTTCCGGGAACAACGGCAGCGAGATCATCTGCCTGCTGCTGAGAAAGTCAAACAAGTTGAAATCAATGAAGATCCCATGCCTGCTCCTGCCTCAGCTCCGGAATCGAAGCCGTTCCTTAAATCGGTATCGAGAAGAAAAATAGGTAAAGCATTTAGCTTTCTAAAGAAGAGCAAGAGCTACACAGTTTATCAGTGTTGA